The genomic stretch GAAGGCACTTCGACTTACTAAAAAAGACATCAGAAATTTTATCAAGACTCAGGGGTTAGAGCGAAATCTCAGCCTTCAGGAGTATTTGGTTCGCCTTGTAAATCTTAGCCAGAGTGCAGAAGTGGAATTTTCTGGGTTCGCTAAACAGAAAGGCCATGACAACTAGAGAGCTCTTATCAAATACGATGTCCTCTGATTTAAGTACGGGACAACTCTGCTTGTTTGTTGTTGCTTTAAGTTTCATCACAGGATGCAGGGAGCCATATGACCCGGAAATTCTCTCTAAGGATTTAAAAGTATTGGTAGTAGAGGGATATTTGGATACGGAAGGCTTGCCAAGTGTTTTGCGTTTGAGTTTCACCAAGAATCTGGAGGGTGATGCAGGGGATGGATTTCCGGAAGCCGAAGTTTACCTAAAAGCTGATTCCGGTGCTGAATTTCCTCTAACGGACATAGGAAATGGAGAATTTGAATTTGCTCAGGATATTCCTGAAGAAATGCAATATACCCTACACATAGCCACCGATGAAGGTAAAACATATACCTCAGAAAAGCTCTCACCGATCATTACACCCGAAATATCAGAATTGGGCTTTGAAAAGGATGAAGAAGGAGTAGAGGTTTTTATCAGGACCAAAGGCGGGCAAAATGCAGAATACTTTATGTGGGACTATGAAGAGACCTATTCGTTTCGATCTGCTGTCCCCACCTACTTCAAATACGATGCAGCAAGTAAGGATATTGTCTATTTGGAGGAAAATGAGCGGACAGATATTTGCTATCGAGCGGGATCGAATGAAGAACTTATTTCCGAAAGCTCCATTAGGTTTCAAGAGGATGTGGTATTCCGGAAGAAGTTGATAGAAATCTTCAATGGAGATGAGCGCCTATCGAGGAAGTACAGTGTATTGGTCAGCCAAAGGGCTATCTCGAAAGATGCTGAGGAGTTTTGGAGGATTCTTAATAAAAACTCTACTGAATTGGGCTCGATCTTTAGTCCACTTCCCTCAGTTATGCCTAGCAACCTCAGACAGGAAGGGAATCCTGATGCTCCGGTAATTGGGTATGTAAGTATGGGAATTATACGTCAACAAAGACTTTTTATCAGTTTAAATGAGGTGATGCCATGGCAA from Algoriphagus sp. NG3 encodes the following:
- a CDS encoding DUF4249 domain-containing protein; this translates as MTTRELLSNTMSSDLSTGQLCLFVVALSFITGCREPYDPEILSKDLKVLVVEGYLDTEGLPSVLRLSFTKNLEGDAGDGFPEAEVYLKADSGAEFPLTDIGNGEFEFAQDIPEEMQYTLHIATDEGKTYTSEKLSPIITPEISELGFEKDEEGVEVFIRTKGGQNAEYFMWDYEETYSFRSAVPTYFKYDAASKDIVYLEENERTDICYRAGSNEELISESSIRFQEDVVFRKKLIEIFNGDERLSRKYSVLVSQRAISKDAEEFWRILNKNSTELGSIFSPLPSVMPSNLRQEGNPDAPVIGYVSMGIIRQQRLFISLNEVMPWQVADIPEYFQCQVSNDTIPISAYEEFFGSGNFVPATPISIPGIPYVVGYQGTERRCADCTLRGTNVKPDFWDD